The Leptotrichia hongkongensis DNA segment ATGAAAGGTTTCTCCTTAATGTGGTTTGGTAGATTTACATTATATCAGAAACCTTTCTTTTTTGTATATGCTTGTCACATATGTATTATCTCACAACATTATAAAAAATAAAAATAGAATGAGATTTTTTATAACTATTCTTAATATTTTATATTCAAATAAATAATTATTTGCAATCCAGCAAAAAGAAAAATAAAACTGCCTCAATATTCTGAAGCAGTTCACTTTTTTATTTTCATAAATTATGATTTATCTGTCTATTTATTTTCGATAATCACTGTTTTTGGATCAACTTTATTTCCGTAAACAGGCTCAAGAGTTGCTTTATATGCTTTTTCAAAGAACCCTTCCTTAGTAAGAGCATCTATTTCAGTATTTAGCCAATCTAACAATTCCTTGTTCCCTTTTCTTACAGCTGGAGCAATGTAGTCCTGGTCCCCTAGCTGTTTAATATCCACAACAAATCCTGGATTTTCTGTTGCCCATGCAAATACTAGAGTATTATCGTGTGCAAGTGCAGCTCCCCTTTTATCTAATAATGCGTTAAATGTTTCTGTGTTTTGGTCATATTTTAGTAATTCTATATCTGGATGATTTTTAGTAAAGTAGATTTCTGCTGTTGTTCCTTTGTTAACTATCAATTTTTTACCTTTCAGCTCCTTCACATCTTTTATTGGAGCACCTTCTGGTGAAACAATCCCTAGTGATACCTTCATATAAGGCTTTGCAAAATCAACTTTTTGTTTTCTTTCGTCTGTTACTGTAAAGTTCGCTAGAATAATGTCAACTTTATTTGATAATAAATATTCCACTCTGTTTGCAGCTTCTAATGTGATAAATTCTATTTTATTTTCGTCACCTAATAAATCTTTTGCAAGTCTTTTTGCCAAATAAATATCATAACCTTGATTTTTCCCATTTTCATCAACAAATCCAAATGGCGGCTTATCTCCAAATACTCCTATTCTTATTTTTCCTACTTTTTTTATTGCCTCAATTGATCCTGGTTCAGCACTTCCCTTTCCACCTTTTCCACAGCTTATTGCAAATACTCCTAAAACTAAGATTGCAATAATTTTTACAAACCTTTCAAAATTCTTTTTCATAATTACCTCCAAGTTTATTTAATATTTTTGTTATTTCTTATCCTAAT contains these protein-coding regions:
- a CDS encoding cysteine ABC transporter substrate-binding protein, whose translation is MKKNFERFVKIIAILVLGVFAISCGKGGKGSAEPGSIEAIKKVGKIRIGVFGDKPPFGFVDENGKNQGYDIYLAKRLAKDLLGDENKIEFITLEAANRVEYLLSNKVDIILANFTVTDERKQKVDFAKPYMKVSLGIVSPEGAPIKDVKELKGKKLIVNKGTTAEIYFTKNHPDIELLKYDQNTETFNALLDKRGAALAHDNTLVFAWATENPGFVVDIKQLGDQDYIAPAVRKGNKELLDWLNTEIDALTKEGFFEKAYKATLEPVYGNKVDPKTVIIENK